A region of Polyangiaceae bacterium DNA encodes the following proteins:
- a CDS encoding NAD-dependent epimerase/dehydratase family protein: MEQAGRRFWVGGATGFLGSHLAHLLRARGHEVVAISRRGGEGVTALDVGDASAVAASARGCDGAFLCTGKVSRDPADAEELFRQNVVATRAALAGLEQAGVRRVVYASTSGTIAVGEDSTRIADEEDSAPMDLIARWPYYRSKYYAEREALAANSPPGFEVVVVNPSLLLGPGDLHESSTGDVVRFLERAVPAVPAGGLAFVDARDAALGMLLAFEHGRAGERYLLNAQNLTLAAFFQRLSRLTGVSAPRLRLPSSRPLALGLNGLFSRAVRAIGGEPPVDETSVEMAQYFWYCSSEKAERELGWVARDPGETLRDTVADLVERGVASPKTSLSL, from the coding sequence GTGGAGCAAGCGGGGCGCCGCTTCTGGGTGGGCGGCGCCACCGGCTTTCTGGGCTCGCACCTCGCGCACTTGCTCCGCGCCCGCGGCCACGAGGTCGTCGCGATCTCGCGCCGGGGCGGAGAAGGCGTGACGGCCCTGGACGTCGGCGACGCGAGCGCAGTCGCCGCGAGCGCTCGCGGGTGCGACGGCGCGTTCCTCTGCACCGGCAAGGTCTCACGGGACCCGGCGGATGCCGAGGAGCTCTTCCGGCAAAACGTCGTCGCCACGCGGGCGGCGCTCGCCGGGCTCGAGCAGGCTGGCGTGCGGCGCGTGGTCTACGCCAGCACCAGCGGCACCATCGCCGTCGGCGAAGACTCGACGCGCATCGCCGACGAGGAAGACTCGGCTCCGATGGATCTCATCGCGCGCTGGCCGTATTACCGATCGAAGTACTACGCCGAGCGTGAAGCGCTCGCTGCGAATTCCCCGCCCGGCTTCGAGGTCGTGGTGGTGAACCCGAGCCTGCTCCTCGGCCCCGGCGATCTCCACGAGTCCTCCACCGGGGACGTGGTGCGCTTCCTGGAGCGCGCCGTCCCAGCCGTTCCCGCGGGAGGCCTGGCCTTCGTGGACGCGCGCGACGCGGCGCTCGGCATGCTGCTCGCTTTCGAGCACGGGCGCGCCGGCGAGCGTTACCTGCTCAACGCGCAGAACCTCACGCTCGCGGCGTTCTTCCAGCGCCTGTCGCGCCTCACCGGCGTGAGCGCGCCGCGCTTGCGCTTGCCCAGCTCGCGCCCGCTGGCCCTGGGCCTGAACGGCCTGTTCTCGCGCGCGGTCAGGGCCATCGGCGGCGAGCCGCCCGTGGACGAGACCAGCGTCGAGATGGCGCAGTACTTCTGGTACTGCTCCAGCGAGAAGGCGGAGCGAGAGCTCGGCTGGGTCGCCCGCGACCCCGGCGAGACCTTGCGAGACACGGTGGCCGACCTCGTCGAACGCGGCGTGGCGTCGCCGAAGACCTCGCTTTCATTGTGA